One Actinomadura viridis genomic region harbors:
- a CDS encoding MFS transporter — protein MHMHVISSVVTITDTSPASAVRTPQPAEQKWTPRLWGVLAVLCAVLFLDGLDVSMVGVALPSIGAELGLSTTALQWIVNGYVLGYGGLLLLGGRTADLLGRRRVFLTALAVFAVASLVGGLVDDGALLIVTRFVKGLAAAFTAPTAMSILTTTFHEGPARNRALSVFSVFGASGYSSGLILGGLLTSFGWRWTFLTPVPLALLALVAGIALIPRDRPAAGGGHDLIGAVTLTSGMLLAVYTVVSAPERGWLDPLTVGSIVLAVALLAGFVITENRVAHPLIRLGILRIGPIVRANLSIVALFGSYLSFQFMMTLYLQDVLGWSPLKMALALLPAGLLVAVGSPFVGRLIDRYGTPRLILASMTSLSLGYAWFLATAGSTPHYAFTVLPTMLLLGGGFAFGFSSIMSQATDGIDDSEQGLASGLVQTSGQVGAALVLAAVTALVAGGSHTGTGGGTDFGQFDPGVNLVTGVAVVGLLLNVVPLLRGLRARQIA, from the coding sequence ATGCACATGCATGTAATCTCCTCCGTCGTGACTATCACCGACACCTCACCCGCCTCGGCGGTCCGTACGCCTCAGCCGGCCGAGCAGAAGTGGACGCCCCGGTTGTGGGGCGTCCTCGCCGTGCTGTGCGCCGTGTTGTTCCTGGACGGGCTCGACGTGTCCATGGTGGGCGTGGCGCTGCCCTCCATCGGGGCCGAACTCGGGTTGTCGACCACCGCCCTGCAGTGGATCGTGAACGGCTACGTGCTGGGGTACGGCGGCCTGCTGCTGCTCGGCGGGCGCACCGCCGACCTGCTCGGCCGGCGCCGCGTCTTCCTGACCGCGCTGGCCGTGTTCGCGGTCGCGTCGCTGGTCGGCGGGCTGGTCGACGACGGTGCCCTGCTCATCGTCACCCGTTTCGTCAAGGGGCTCGCCGCCGCGTTCACGGCCCCGACCGCCATGTCCATCCTGACCACCACGTTCCACGAGGGACCGGCGCGGAACCGGGCGCTGTCGGTCTTCTCGGTCTTCGGCGCCAGCGGCTACTCCTCCGGCCTGATCCTCGGCGGGCTGCTGACCAGCTTCGGCTGGCGCTGGACGTTCCTGACCCCGGTGCCGCTCGCGCTGCTGGCCCTGGTCGCGGGCATCGCGCTGATCCCGCGGGACCGCCCGGCCGCGGGCGGGGGCCACGACCTGATCGGCGCGGTCACGCTGACCTCGGGGATGCTCCTCGCCGTCTACACCGTCGTCTCGGCCCCCGAACGCGGCTGGCTCGACCCGCTCACCGTGGGCTCGATCGTGCTGGCCGTGGCGCTGCTGGCCGGGTTCGTGATCACTGAGAACCGGGTCGCGCACCCGCTGATCCGGCTCGGCATCCTGCGGATCGGCCCGATCGTCCGGGCGAACCTCAGCATCGTCGCGCTGTTCGGGTCCTACCTCAGCTTCCAGTTCATGATGACGCTCTACCTGCAGGACGTGCTGGGCTGGTCGCCGCTGAAGATGGCCCTGGCGCTGCTGCCGGCCGGCCTGCTGGTGGCGGTCGGGTCCCCGTTCGTCGGGCGGCTGATCGACCGGTACGGCACGCCGCGGCTCATCCTCGCCTCGATGACCTCGCTCAGCCTCGGGTACGCGTGGTTCCTGGCGACGGCCGGGAGCACCCCGCACTACGCGTTCACGGTCCTGCCGACGATGCTGCTGCTGGGCGGCGGGTTCGCGTTCGGGTTCAGCTCGATCATGAGCCAGGCCACCGACGGCATCGACGACTCCGAGCAGGGACTGGCCTCCGGGCTCGTGCAGACCTCCGGCCAGGTCGGCGCCGCGCTGGTGCTGGCCGCGGTCACCGCGCTGGTCGCGGGCGGATCGCACACCGGCACCGGGGGCGGCACGGACTTCGGCCAGTTCGACCCGGGGGTGAACCTCGTCACCGGCGTCGCGGTGGTCGGGCTCCTGCTCAACGTCGTCCCGCTGCTGCGGGGGCTGCGGGCCAGGCAGATCGCCTGA
- a CDS encoding MarR family winged helix-turn-helix transcriptional regulator has protein sequence MESEAGLVGRWRSLLTCYNEIACHLDRELQESHGLTMSEFETLDRLVDARCDKCRMQELLAGMYLSQSALSRTVARLEKHGLVARDLCQDDRRGVFVRITDAGRERHAEARRTHLAILAEHLHEAPEGVPAPATA, from the coding sequence ATGGAGTCGGAGGCTGGCCTGGTCGGACGGTGGCGGTCGCTGCTGACCTGCTACAACGAGATCGCGTGCCATCTCGACCGCGAGCTGCAGGAGTCCCACGGGCTCACCATGAGCGAGTTCGAGACGCTCGACCGCCTCGTCGACGCCCGCTGTGACAAGTGCCGCATGCAGGAGCTGCTGGCCGGCATGTACCTCAGCCAGAGCGCGCTCTCACGTACCGTCGCCCGGCTGGAGAAGCACGGGCTGGTGGCCCGCGACCTCTGCCAGGACGACCGGCGCGGCGTCTTCGTCCGGATCACCGACGCCGGCCGGGAACGCCACGCCGAGGCCCGCCGGACCCACCTCGCCATCCTGGCCGAGCACCTCCACGAAGCCCCCGAGGGCGTCCCCGCACCCGCCACCGCGTAG
- a CDS encoding VOC family protein: protein MLRGLATVNYFADDLEAARKWYADLLGIEPYFESPGGGQPAGYYEFRVGDHEDELGIIDRRYARPGAATAPGGVIVHWHVDDVQGALDRLLSMGATPYMPLTEHGPGFVTASVVDPFGNVLGVMYNQHYLEILDR, encoded by the coding sequence ATGCTGCGAGGACTGGCCACCGTGAACTACTTCGCCGACGATCTGGAGGCGGCCAGGAAGTGGTACGCCGACCTGCTGGGCATCGAGCCGTACTTCGAGAGCCCGGGCGGCGGGCAGCCGGCGGGCTACTACGAGTTCAGGGTCGGCGACCACGAGGACGAGCTCGGCATCATCGACCGCCGCTACGCCCGGCCCGGCGCGGCCACCGCCCCCGGCGGTGTGATCGTCCACTGGCACGTCGACGACGTCCAGGGTGCCCTGGACCGGCTGCTGTCCATGGGGGCCACCCCGTACATGCCGCTCACCGAGCACGGCCCCGGCTTCGTCACCGCTTCGGTGGTGGACCCGTTCGGCAACGTGCTCGGCGTCATGTACAACCAGCACTACCTGGAGATCCTGGACCGATGA
- a CDS encoding YdeI/OmpD-associated family protein yields MMHFADAAGWEAWLAGHHGTEDEAWLKIAKKGSGAVSVTIGQALEVALCHGWIDSRRRSYDEHYYLQRYSPRRKGSPWSRVNVEHVEALTAAGRMRPSGLAEVAAARADGRWAAAYTAQRDATVPPDLAEALAAHPEAAARFEELGKTARYLLILPLLKARTPAGRAARLQKALSDLRTG; encoded by the coding sequence ATGATGCACTTCGCGGACGCGGCCGGGTGGGAGGCGTGGCTGGCCGGGCACCACGGGACCGAGGACGAGGCCTGGCTGAAGATCGCGAAGAAGGGGTCGGGGGCCGTGTCGGTCACGATCGGGCAGGCGCTGGAGGTCGCGCTCTGCCACGGCTGGATCGACAGCCGGCGCAGGTCGTACGACGAGCACTACTACCTGCAGCGATACTCGCCCCGCCGCAAGGGGAGCCCCTGGTCGCGGGTGAACGTCGAGCACGTGGAGGCCCTGACCGCCGCGGGGCGGATGCGGCCGTCCGGCCTGGCGGAGGTCGCCGCGGCGCGGGCGGACGGCCGGTGGGCCGCGGCCTACACGGCCCAGCGCGACGCCACCGTCCCGCCCGACCTGGCCGAGGCGCTGGCGGCCCATCCGGAGGCCGCCGCCCGCTTCGAGGAACTCGGCAAGACCGCCCGGTACCTGCTGATCCTGCCGCTGCTGAAGGCCAGGACCCCGGCCGGGCGCGCGGCCCGCCTCCAGAAGGCCCTCTCCGACCTGCGAACGGGGTGA